A genomic region of Procambarus clarkii isolate CNS0578487 chromosome 30, FALCON_Pclarkii_2.0, whole genome shotgun sequence contains the following coding sequences:
- the LOC123765662 gene encoding mucin-22-like, with translation MDWDYIHSVGITSVGITSVGITSVGITSVGLTSVGITSVGITSVGITTVGITSVGITSVGITAVGITSVGITTVVITSAEITSVGITTVGITSAEITSVGITSAEITSVEITSVGITSVGITSVGITTVGITAVGITTVGITAVGITTVVITSAKITSVGITTVGITSAEITSVGITSAEITSVGITNVGFTSAEITSVGITTVGITSAEITSVGITNVGITSAEITSAEITSVGITAVGITTIGITAVGITDVGITALGITAVGITVVEITTVGITAVGITTVGITAVGITAVGITTVGITAVGITTVGITRAEITSVGITTVAITVVGITAVAISGAVITSVGITSAEITTVGITSAEITSVGITSAEITSVGITIAEITSVGITSAEITSVGITSAEITSVVITSAVITSVGITSAEITSAEITSAEITSVGITSAEITSVGITSAEITSVGITSAEITCVGITNVGITSVGITSTEITSTVFTSAGLPSATITSQNQKLIRNNLNQS, from the coding sequence ATGGACTGGGATTACATTCATAGTGTAGGGATTACTAGTGTAGGGATTACTAGTGTAGGGATTACTAGTGTAGGGATTACTAGTGTAGGGCTTACTAGTGTAGGGATTACTAGTGTAGGGATTACTAGTGTAGGGATTACTACTGTAGGGATTACTAGTGTAGGGATTACTAGTGTAGGGATTACTGCTGTAGGGATTACTAGTGTAGGGATTACTACTGTAGTGATTACTAGTGCTGAGATTACTAGTGTAGGGATTACTACTGTAGGGATTACTAGTGCTGAGATTACTAGTGTAGGGATTACTAGTGCTGAGATTACTAGTGTTGAGATTACTAGTGTAGGGATTACTAGTGTAGGGATTACTAGTGTAGGGATTACTACTGTAGGGATTACTGCTGTAGGGATTACTACTGTAGGGATTACTGCTGTAGGGATTACTACTGTAGTGATTACTAGTGCTAAGATTACTAGTGTAGGGATTACTACTGTAGGGATTACTAGTGCTGAGATTACTAGTGTAGGGATTACTAGTGCTGAGATTACTAGTGTAGGGATTACTAATGTAGGGTTTACTAGTGCTGAGATTACTAGTGTAGGGATTACTACTGTAGGAATTACTAGTGCTGAGATTACTAGTGTAGGGATTACTAATGTAGGGATTACTAGTGCTGAGATTACTAGTGCTGAGATTACTAGTGTAGGGATTACTGCTGTAGGGATTACTACTATAGGGATTACTGCTGTAGGGATTACTGATGTAGGGATTACTGCTTTAGGAATTACTGCTGTAGGGATTACTGTTGTAGAGATTACTACTGTAGGGATTACTGCTGTAGGGATTACTACTGTAGGGATTACTGCTGTAGGGATTACTGCTGTAGGGATTACTACTGTAGGGATTACTGCTGTAGGGATTACTACTGTAGGGATTACTAGAGCTGAGATTACTAGTGTAGGGATTACTACTGTAGCGATTACTGTTGTAGGGATTACTGCTGTAGCCATTTCTGGTGCTGTGATTACTAGTGTAGGGATTACTAGTGCTGAGATTACTACTGTAGGGATTACTAGTGCTGAGATTACTAGTGTAGGGATTACTAGTGCTGAGATTACTAGTGTAGGGATTACTATTGCTGAGATTACTAGTGTAGGGATTACTAGTGCTGAGATTACTAGTGTAGGGATTACTAGTGCTGAGATTACTAGTGTAGTGATTACTAGTGCTGTGATTACTAGTGTAGGGATTACTAGTGCTGAGATTACTAGTGCTGAGATTACTAGTGCTGAGATTACTAGTGTAGGGATTACTAGTGCTGAGATTACTAGTGTAGGGATTACTAGTGCTGAGATTACTAGTGTAGGGATTACTAGTGCTGAGATTACTTGTGTAGGGATTACTAATGTAGGGATTACTAGTGTAGGAATTACTAGTACTGAGattaccagtactgtgtttaccagTGCTGGGCTTCCTAGTGCAACAATTACTAGTCAGAATCAAAAGCTTATTCGCAACAATTTAAACCAATCATGA